Within the Pseudoalteromonas ulvae UL12 genome, the region TGTCAACGCGGTCAGCTTTTTTGTCCGCCGTGGGGTACTTGGTTTTGTACTGGTTGCCGGTATGATTGCGCTCACTGTGGGTATTTGGCAAAAAACGCCCGGATCGCTGGTACCTGATGAAGATCAAGGTTTTTATATTTCGGCTATTTTCTTACCAGATGGTGCCTCTTTAGAGCGCACTGAAGAAGTCGTCCAACAAGTGATTGCTGCGGCAAAATCAAATCCGGCTAACGAAAATGTGATTGCATTTACTGGTTTTGATTTTATTGGTGGCGGTTATAAAAACAGTGCCGCGACATTGTTTGTCACTCAAAAGCATTGGGATCAACGTGAAATCACCAGCAAACAATTAGTTGGTGAGTTATTTATGAAAACCGCTGGTATTAAAGAAGCGCTAGTGTTGGCTTTTAATCCTCCACCCATTTTTGGTTTAGGCAGCACCGGGGGTTTTGAATTTTATATTCAAAATAAAGGCGCAGGTGGGCCAGAAAAATTACAGCAAGCCATGGGCATGATGATGGGTGCGGTACAACAAAGCCCCGTTATTGCGGGCATTCAAACACTTTGGCGCCCTAATACACCTCAGCTGAACGTTGATGTAGACCGTGAACAAGCACGTGCAATGGGCATAGAGATTAACGATGCTTTTAGTGCACTGTCTGGCACATTGGGCACCGCGTATATCAATGACTTCAATAAATTTGGTCGTGCTTGGCAAGTACTGATGTCTGCTGAGGCAAGCTTTAGAATGTCACCAGAAGACATAGGCCGGATTTACGTCAAAAATAATCAAGGTGAAATGGTACCCATTTCTGCCTTTGCCAACATTGAGCATAGCCGAGGGCCCGATAGCCTCAACCGTTATAATAATTTACCTGCAGTTAAAATGTTGGGTAACGCGGCGCCGGGTTACAGTTCGGGTCAAGCAATTGCAGAGCTTGAGCGCATTGCCAAAGAAGTATTGCCTCCTGATATGACATATGACTGGACTGGCACAGCGTTTCAAGAAAAACGAAGCTCTGGTACCACTGGCCTTGCCTTGGCGATGGCCGCCATTATGGTCTTTTTAATTTTAGCGGCTTTATATGAGCGCTGGTCATTACCACTTTCTGTGATGCTGGCATTGCCATTTGGCACCTTTGGCGCGTTAATTTCAGTGTGGATTGCAGGCCTAACTAATGACGTTTATTTCCAAATTGGCTTGGTGACATTATTAGGACTGGCCAGTAAAAACGCTATTTTGATTGTTGAGTATGCATTGATGAAATACCAACAAGGCTGGTCTGCTAGCGCTGCAGCACTTGAAGCTGCTCGCCTGCGTTTTCGCCCGATCATTATGACTTCTTTGGCCTTTATTTTAGGGGTTGTCCCGCTAGTAATTAGTTCTGGTGCGGGTGCTGGCGCTCGCCACAGTGTCGGAACAGGGGTCATGGGGGGCATGATGGCTGCAACCTTCTTGGCTATTTTCTTTGTTCCGCTGTTTTTCTATTGGCTCACTGAACGCCGCTTCTTTGAGTCTCGTGATAAACAAGCCTTGCAAGATGAAATAGCACATCATCACCAACAAGAGCACACACATGCTGATTAAGCTGATATGATTAAAGTGAAAAGCAAGCTTAGGCTTGCTTTTCACTTTATGGCCATTTCATAAGGATTGCTTAATATGCGTGGGATAATGTGTTTACTGTGTGTTTTATTCTCTGGATGCGCGCAATACCAGAGTGTCACTCCAACTGTGATTGCTTTATTTGCCCACCCCGACGATGAAACCTGGGTTGCGGGGACGTTAATGCATGTTCAGCAGCATCACATTAATGTTGTGCCTGTCTATGTCACCTCTGGCGACCGAGGTTCAGATCGCTCTGGGCGCGGCCTATCAGGTGACAAACTTGCTAACGTTCGAGAGCATGAAACAAAGCAAGCTCTTCAGCACTTAACACTTCCACCTCCAGTGTTTTTACGTTACAAAGATGGCCAAACATCAGCTCAACTCTCACAGATTGCTGCGGATATCGATACAATCGCCAAGCAATACGCTGCACCTGTGATGTTATGTTTTAGCCAAGGAGGGATCACAGCAAACAGTGATCATGTTGCCCTTGCTGAGCTTTGTCAGTCTCGCTATTTTGCACACCAACTGGTATTTAGCATCTCAAATACCCGTGCTGAACGTCTCGAAGCGACCGCTAAAGCCCATCAATTTGAGTATCCTATCAAATCCGCGGTGACCGATACGCTCATTAGCCACCGTGTTGATGTTACCCACTTTAAAGCACAAAAAATCCTAGCGGTTGATAGCCATAGCACGCAATTTCCTGCTGTAATCGTCAACGCTT harbors:
- a CDS encoding PIG-L deacetylase family protein, with protein sequence MRGIMCLLCVLFSGCAQYQSVTPTVIALFAHPDDETWVAGTLMHVQQHHINVVPVYVTSGDRGSDRSGRGLSGDKLANVREHETKQALQHLTLPPPVFLRYKDGQTSAQLSQIAADIDTIAKQYAAPVMLCFSQGGITANSDHVALAELCQSRYFAHQLVFSISNTRAERLEATAKAHQFEYPIKSAVTDTLISHRVDVTHFKAQKILAVDSHSTQFPAVIVNAFSAFVDQAPYEELIATAPSSRVQQVLNVLPHYNKKSNIDKHVRH
- a CDS encoding efflux RND transporter permease subunit codes for the protein MFSRFFIDRPIFAFVISIVIVLAGLAAMRALPIAQYPEIAPPVVQVTAVYPGASASVLEQTVAAPIENAITGVEGMMYMSSNSTSSGVTTVEVTFEIGTDIDQAAVNVNNRVKQVEARLPEETRRQGVIVQKGSSSFLQVHAFYSPDGTRDSLWTSNFVTMNVLDRIKRIPGTTNVQIFGAKDYAMRIWLRPDLMSQLKVTVEEITQAVRSQNSQYAAGKIGSTPTSSSAQEIVYSVTAQGRLSTPEEFANIIIRANSDGSNLRLKDIARVELGSKDYDFNGTINGKQAVLLGIFLQPGANALDVAAQVNQTVDEIKSQFPTGLAHLTPYDTTRFVEVSIREVLITLVEAMVLVFLVVYLFLQNWRATLIPTLAVPVSLLGTFAGLYMLGYSINTLTLFGMVLSIGIVVDDAIVVLENVERLMHEEKLNPREAAIKAMQEVSGPVVAIVLVLCSVFVPIAFLGGLTGELFRQFAITISIAVSLSGVVALTMTPALCVLILKPEHKQTAKFFLWFNDWFHRVTGHYVNAVSFFVRRGVLGFVLVAGMIALTVGIWQKTPGSLVPDEDQGFYISAIFLPDGASLERTEEVVQQVIAAAKSNPANENVIAFTGFDFIGGGYKNSAATLFVTQKHWDQREITSKQLVGELFMKTAGIKEALVLAFNPPPIFGLGSTGGFEFYIQNKGAGGPEKLQQAMGMMMGAVQQSPVIAGIQTLWRPNTPQLNVDVDREQARAMGIEINDAFSALSGTLGTAYINDFNKFGRAWQVLMSAEASFRMSPEDIGRIYVKNNQGEMVPISAFANIEHSRGPDSLNRYNNLPAVKMLGNAAPGYSSGQAIAELERIAKEVLPPDMTYDWTGTAFQEKRSSGTTGLALAMAAIMVFLILAALYERWSLPLSVMLALPFGTFGALISVWIAGLTNDVYFQIGLVTLLGLASKNAILIVEYALMKYQQGWSASAAALEAARLRFRPIIMTSLAFILGVVPLVISSGAGAGARHSVGTGVMGGMMAATFLAIFFVPLFFYWLTERRFFESRDKQALQDEIAHHHQQEHTHAD